A stretch of the Hydra vulgaris chromosome 09, alternate assembly HydraT2T_AEP genome encodes the following:
- the lrr-2 gene encoding leucine-rich repeat 2 isoform X1, producing the protein MRLIQLIILQFVYIAFGDSCPSKCQCTNNGEISCTKQNLTSKDIEMMLFPINATMLNLTENLLTYLPTKFFSNYTKLKTIDLRRNLLDYLPSNLSLEIPSLNVIYLNNNKFREIKESSFDGYDKIITLDLSGNLLENVPPSVFKKCADLLHLNLRANQIDKISDQSFATLKKLRTLSLSENKISFIPPGSFNSLSSIEVIKLDTNKLKMIAEGLFSTLSHLIELHIANNKIVQVLPKAFQNQDFKILDLSGNDIQTLSMDSFFEVYSESLVLDGNPIICDCRLKLLTELLQITGSCQFPLALKGLFLSKVLSHNFLNCTICSINPCQSEGKCIIQSEGDKYSCVCEPMYTGKNCETKKKPCELNPCLNNATCSDVNSTEGYICNCTLNYKGQNCKDLKVCLSNPCHNNGVCIENVSHEKHRCKCQRGFEGTFCQKRAKKFPPGWIALIIVSVVVLVIIGSVLYFCKFRRQKTIISEESPLNVKPIM; encoded by the coding sequence atgaggtTGATTCAATTAATTATTCTTCAATTCGTTTATATTGCTTTTGGTGATTCTTGTCCATCAAAATGTCAATGTACTAATAATGGAGAAATCTCttgtacaaaacaaaatttgacaTCTAAAGATATCGAAATGATGTTGTTTCCAATTAATGCTACAATGTTGAATCTTACAGAAAATCTGTTGACTTATCttccaacaaaattttttagcaacTATACGAAACTGAAGACCATCGATTTGAGGAGAAATCTTCTGGATTATTTACCTTCAAATTTATCTTTAGAAATCCCAAGTCTCAacgttatatatttaaacaacaacaaatttagagaaataaaagaGAGCTCTTTTGACGGATATGACAAAATTATCACATTAGATTTGAGTGGCAACCTACTTGAAAATGTACCACCcagcgtttttaaaaaatgtgccgATCTTTTACATTTGAATTTGAGAGCGAatcaaattgataaaatcaGTGACCAATCATTTGCCACTTTGAAAAAACTTAGAACCTTGTCTCTttcggaaaataaaatttctttcataCCTCCTGGCAGCTTTAATAGCTTAAGTAGTATCGAAGTGATAAAATTAGATACCAACAAACTTAAAATGATAGCGGAAGGGTTATTTTCTACTTTGAGTCACCTAATTGAACTCCATATTGCCaacaataaaattgttcaagttTTGCCAAAAGCCTTTCAAAatcaagatttcaaaattttagatcTTTCAGGTAATGACATTCAAACGCTGTCAATGGATTCGTTTTTTGAAGTATACTCTGAGTCATTAGTATTAGATGGCAATCCTATTATTTGTGATTGCAGGCTAAAGTTACTTACTGAACTCCTTCAAATCACAGGATCGTGTCAATTTCCGTTGGCtttaaaaggtttatttttgtcaaagGTATTAtcgcataattttttaaattgtacaatTTGTTCAATAAATCCTTGCCAGAGCGAAGGAAAATGCATTATTCAGAGTGAAGGGGACAAGTATAGCTGTGTATGCGAGCCAATGTATACAGGTAAAAATTgcgaaactaaaaaaaaaccatgcGAATTAAATCCTTGCCTCAATAATGCAACTTGTTCTGACGTTAATTCAACAGAAGGATATATTTGCAACTGTACTTTAAATTACAAAGGACAGAACTGTAAAGATCTTAAAGTGTGTCTCAGTAACCCCTGCCACAACAATGGAGTTTGTATAGAAAACGTTAGTCATGAAAAACATCGTTGCAAATGTCAGAGAGGTTTTGAAGGGaccttttgtcaaaaaagagCTAAAAAATTTCCACCAGGATGGATTGCGTTAATTATTGTTTCAGTTGTAGTTCTTGTTATTATTGGCAGTGTACTTTACTTTTGCAAATTTCGACGGCAAAAAACGATTATATCGGAAGAGTCACCGCTGAACGTTAAACCTATTATGTAA